The proteins below are encoded in one region of Paenibacillus albus:
- a CDS encoding MBL fold metallo-hydrolase: protein MGMRFTNLGSGSTGNATIVQCEDKAVLVDAGMSAKRLDELMRMQGVAGHEIDAILVTHEHSDHIKGLGAFARKFNVPIYANEATWGALERHVGQITAEQRVIMETGETVNFGSMRTTSYAISHDAAEPVGYVFEDDNVKLSLATDLGYVSDKVRRMIEDSDVLVLESNHDVNMLRMGRYPWNIKRRILSDVGHLSNEAAGEALCQLMTDRTKRVYLAHLSLDHNMMDLARMTVNEILENNGFFFKREEHPLRETYHDRPTAWDEVRRR from the coding sequence ATGGGAATGCGATTTACGAATCTTGGGAGCGGTTCGACCGGTAATGCGACAATTGTGCAATGCGAGGACAAGGCCGTTCTCGTCGATGCTGGAATGAGCGCCAAACGATTGGATGAGCTTATGCGGATGCAGGGCGTCGCGGGGCATGAAATTGACGCCATTCTTGTGACTCATGAGCATTCCGATCATATTAAAGGTCTGGGTGCTTTTGCACGGAAGTTCAATGTGCCGATCTACGCCAACGAGGCAACTTGGGGCGCGCTGGAGCGGCATGTGGGACAAATTACGGCGGAGCAGCGGGTCATCATGGAGACAGGCGAGACCGTTAACTTCGGTTCCATGCGAACGACATCATACGCGATCTCGCATGATGCGGCTGAGCCGGTCGGTTATGTGTTTGAAGACGATAATGTAAAGCTGAGCCTGGCGACAGACCTTGGCTATGTAAGCGATAAAGTAAGGCGAATGATTGAGGATTCCGACGTGCTCGTGCTGGAGTCGAATCATGACGTCAATATGCTGCGGATGGGGCGTTACCCGTGGAATATTAAGCGGCGTATCTTAAGCGATGTCGGGCATTTGTCGAATGAAGCGGCTGGTGAAGCATTATGTCAGCTGATGACGGACCGAACGAAGCGGGTCTATCTGGCGCACTTAAGTCTCGATCATAACATGATGGACCTAGCACGGATGACGGTGAACGAGATTCTTGAGAACAACGGCTTCTTCTTTAAAAGAGAGGAACATCCGCTGCGCGAAACGTACCATGATCGGCCTACGGCATGGGATGAAGTGAGGCGCCGATAA
- the yycI gene encoding two-component system regulatory protein YycI: protein MDWGRAKSVLIFAFLLLNLVLGYQLWSNIREGLRTSANVSDLSPETQSLMEEKKIKLGTSIPSETPELRDLTYKVKVGLGKGERHELKTPVDSKVVFVDKDLQASLGGIIPELDEYTLGPRLENEFILYRMAEGRPMFDVKLELFYSNQKITAYRQDLIELLVSEKAQAQTVLSATKVVTSLIENQLKNGAVIQEIKLGYHGQIFNSDTQVSAPTWRVLLEDGGQYYMNAISGEVVTE, encoded by the coding sequence ATGGACTGGGGCAGGGCGAAGAGTGTGTTGATTTTTGCGTTTCTGCTGCTGAATCTCGTGCTTGGCTACCAGCTCTGGTCCAATATCCGGGAAGGGCTTCGCACGAGCGCGAACGTGAGCGATCTATCTCCAGAGACGCAGTCGCTCATGGAAGAGAAGAAGATTAAGCTGGGTACGAGCATTCCTTCGGAGACGCCTGAGCTGCGCGATCTCACGTATAAGGTAAAGGTCGGCCTCGGCAAGGGCGAGCGGCATGAGCTGAAGACGCCGGTTGACAGTAAAGTGGTGTTTGTCGATAAGGATCTGCAGGCAAGCCTTGGTGGCATTATTCCGGAGCTTGATGAATATACGCTCGGTCCGAGACTTGAGAATGAGTTCATTCTCTACCGGATGGCAGAGGGTCGTCCAATGTTCGATGTGAAGCTCGAGCTGTTCTACAGCAACCAGAAGATTACGGCATATAGGCAGGATCTGATTGAGCTGCTTGTTTCGGAGAAAGCGCAGGCGCAGACGGTGCTGTCCGCGACGAAAGTTGTGACAAGCCTAATCGAGAACCAACTGAAGAATGGCGCGGTCATTCAGGAGATTAAGCTTGGCTATCACGGGCAAATCTTTAACTCGGATACGCAGGTGTCGGCACCGACATGGCGCGTGCTGCTGGAAGATGGCGGGCAGTACTACATGAATGCGATTAGTGGGGAAGTTGTAACGGAATGA
- a CDS encoding YycH family regulatory protein encodes MDKLKTIVLTALVVMSLIQSYLLAYSMPGLGVTTTPQQQGYVPSEPMGQEEKVENVIFPEDMVLHLGKGKHTVLYPASNFYNLIFGKIKSREFKGFQKSPAVVVDWDDVRDRDQGLELRFGRGVPTQLLSKVLKLEGDVNFLNDVINRIWIYKSSDRDEVRTYFFSADNLTVYESVKADLTAQDVQMYVGYGEYQVNYRKIGDDIYIPEGPIESMQSIVGYDSYSPEQMQRYLFFDPGVTRVISDRGGSQIYTDGKKGLQVEQNGRWISYTDPVAGQGQEDNESQNVYTAIQFINQHGGWDGLHRFVHAGSFEQSAQVLRFQQYYGTYPIIPQETFLFGSMKLRMLQGVVSEYERSLLTLQKKPQKRDIRWLPGGDMVESALEHYTRRLEVTALFPALQASPSDKNKLLLTPVWAVRLIDGTQLVLLPAIQGGYKPQPGEPGGAPLVKQTPSSSGGVGSAGSVGLTDGRMILPGTDSGNAVKTASGSSGVKAGSSIDGTSTASSNAGSGNE; translated from the coding sequence ATGGACAAGCTGAAGACAATTGTACTGACGGCGCTCGTCGTTATGAGTTTGATTCAAAGTTATTTGCTTGCCTACAGCATGCCTGGGCTCGGGGTCACCACGACGCCGCAGCAGCAAGGCTATGTGCCATCCGAACCGATGGGGCAAGAGGAGAAGGTCGAGAACGTTATTTTCCCAGAGGATATGGTGCTGCATCTCGGCAAAGGGAAGCATACGGTGCTGTATCCAGCGTCCAACTTCTACAACCTGATCTTCGGCAAAATAAAGAGTCGTGAGTTCAAAGGGTTCCAGAAGAGCCCGGCGGTTGTCGTCGATTGGGACGATGTTCGCGATCGCGATCAGGGGCTTGAGCTCCGGTTCGGGCGCGGAGTACCGACCCAGCTGCTCAGCAAAGTGCTGAAGCTCGAAGGTGACGTGAACTTCCTGAATGACGTCATCAATAGAATTTGGATCTACAAAAGCAGTGACCGTGACGAGGTGCGTACGTACTTCTTCAGCGCGGACAATTTAACCGTATATGAATCCGTGAAGGCGGATTTGACGGCCCAAGACGTGCAAATGTATGTCGGTTACGGTGAGTATCAGGTGAACTACCGGAAGATTGGCGACGATATCTATATTCCGGAAGGTCCGATCGAGTCGATGCAGTCGATTGTCGGCTACGACAGCTATTCGCCTGAACAGATGCAGCGTTATCTGTTCTTCGATCCTGGGGTCACGCGGGTCATTAGCGACCGAGGCGGCTCACAGATCTATACGGACGGCAAGAAAGGCTTGCAGGTCGAGCAGAACGGGCGATGGATTAGCTATACCGACCCGGTTGCCGGTCAAGGGCAAGAAGACAATGAGAGTCAAAATGTCTACACGGCCATCCAGTTCATTAACCAGCACGGCGGCTGGGACGGCCTGCACCGGTTCGTGCATGCGGGCTCGTTCGAGCAGAGTGCACAAGTGCTGCGGTTCCAGCAGTATTACGGCACGTATCCGATCATTCCGCAAGAGACGTTCCTGTTCGGCAGCATGAAGCTGCGGATGCTCCAGGGCGTCGTCTCGGAATATGAGCGGTCGCTGCTCACGCTGCAGAAGAAGCCGCAGAAGCGGGATATCCGCTGGTTGCCGGGCGGCGATATGGTTGAGAGCGCGCTTGAGCATTACACGCGCAGGCTGGAAGTGACTGCGTTATTTCCAGCACTGCAAGCATCGCCGTCGGATAAGAACAAGCTGCTGCTTACGCCGGTATGGGCGGTGCGGTTGATTGACGGGACGCAGCTGGTACTGCTACCGGCGATCCAGGGCGGCTATAAGCCACAACCGGGCGAGCCGGGTGGTGCGCCGCTCGTGAAGCAGACGCCGTCATCGAGTGGCGGCGTCGGCAGCGCGGGCAGCGTTGGCCTGACCGATGGGCGAATGATTCTGCCGGGCACGGACAGCGGTAATGCGGTGAAAACGGCTAGCGGAAGCAGCGGTGTGAAGGCGGGCTCAAGCATAGATGGGACGTCCACGGCTTCGAGTAATGCTGGCAGTGGCAACGAGTAG
- the walK gene encoding cell wall metabolism sensor histidine kinase WalK, which yields MNGIRFFRTIQVKLIIIYVLLILIAMQLIGVYFISTMKTSLTSTFTNNMNEQANLLSQISAQTLSNQPDQQSNTGERTTEDYLGVLVSNLFSISEAEIQILDASGKVLATSLQSHQSYIGKKNTSLVVSRALQGIRDNEEEIIDEDGIRKKVIAKPIVYSDKIVGAVYLVASMKELYSTVDRINRIFMSGMLLALGLTGVLGILLATTITNPIKALTRQAAAVAEGQFDQRVPVLGNDEIGRLSEVFNDMTLRLRDALSANEEEKEKISSILANMSDGVVAADERGVVMITNRRAQEMLRRDDCEGIRLSDLFSMEESQITALLRGGEQSAVLYQVQTDGEEEEELLRLTMTPIHRRDQGISGTIAVLQDVTEQERLEQSRREFVANVSHELRTPLTTIKSYAEALDDGAMDERELGQRFVGVIRNETERMIRLVTDLLHLSRLDSNQAPLRRQQTNVPEMLEEVADRFSFQLRKKAIRANVRVEDSISSVWLDRDQIDQVLDNLVSNAIKYTLDGGRIELTARKLEPASIAISVKDTGIGIPKRDLGRIFDRFYRVDKARSRNMGGTGLGLSIAREIVKAHGGNITLDSELNEGTTVTVILPTQVSGGERA from the coding sequence ATGAACGGGATACGTTTTTTCCGAACGATTCAAGTGAAGCTGATCATTATCTATGTATTGCTCATCCTTATCGCAATGCAGCTGATCGGCGTTTATTTCATAAGCACGATGAAGACATCGCTGACGTCGACGTTCACGAACAACATGAACGAGCAGGCGAATTTGCTCTCGCAAATCTCGGCGCAGACGTTATCCAATCAGCCGGATCAGCAGAGCAATACCGGCGAGCGAACAACGGAGGATTACCTCGGCGTTCTCGTCAGCAACTTGTTCAGCATTAGCGAGGCTGAGATTCAAATTCTTGATGCAAGCGGCAAAGTGCTCGCAACTTCGCTGCAGTCCCATCAATCCTACATTGGCAAGAAGAACACGTCGCTCGTGGTCAGCCGCGCGCTGCAAGGGATTCGCGACAATGAAGAGGAGATTATCGATGAGGACGGCATCCGCAAGAAGGTCATCGCGAAGCCGATCGTATACAGTGACAAGATTGTAGGCGCCGTCTACCTTGTCGCTTCGATGAAGGAGCTGTATTCGACGGTCGACCGGATTAACCGGATCTTCATGTCGGGGATGCTGCTCGCGCTCGGACTTACCGGCGTACTCGGCATTCTGCTCGCAACGACGATCACGAACCCGATAAAAGCACTGACAAGACAGGCGGCGGCCGTTGCGGAAGGTCAATTCGACCAGCGCGTGCCGGTTCTCGGCAATGACGAGATTGGCCGCCTGAGCGAAGTGTTCAACGATATGACGCTCCGCCTTCGTGATGCACTGTCTGCCAATGAAGAGGAGAAAGAGAAGATCTCCTCAATTCTTGCAAATATGAGCGACGGCGTTGTTGCGGCAGATGAACGCGGCGTCGTTATGATTACGAACCGTCGGGCGCAGGAGATGCTGCGCCGAGACGATTGCGAAGGCATCCGCCTTAGCGATCTGTTCAGCATGGAAGAGTCACAGATTACAGCGCTGCTGCGAGGCGGCGAGCAATCTGCGGTTCTGTATCAGGTGCAGACAGATGGCGAAGAGGAAGAAGAGCTGCTAAGGCTTACGATGACGCCGATTCATCGGCGTGATCAAGGTATCTCCGGTACCATTGCAGTGCTGCAGGATGTGACGGAGCAAGAGCGGCTCGAGCAGTCGCGTCGCGAGTTCGTCGCGAACGTATCGCATGAGCTGCGGACGCCGCTAACGACAATTAAGAGTTATGCAGAAGCGCTTGATGATGGTGCAATGGACGAGCGTGAGCTCGGACAGCGCTTCGTCGGCGTTATTCGGAACGAGACCGAGCGGATGATTCGACTTGTCACGGATCTGCTCCATCTGTCGCGGCTTGATTCGAATCAGGCGCCGCTGCGCCGGCAGCAGACGAATGTGCCGGAGATGCTGGAGGAAGTGGCTGACCGTTTCTCCTTCCAGCTGCGCAAGAAAGCAATTCGGGCGAACGTGCGCGTCGAGGATTCCATCTCGTCGGTATGGCTCGACCGGGATCAGATCGATCAAGTATTGGACAACCTTGTGTCCAATGCGATCAAATATACGCTTGATGGCGGACGTATTGAGCTTACTGCCCGTAAGCTCGAGCCCGCCTCCATTGCGATCAGTGTGAAGGATACGGGGATCGGCATTCCGAAGCGTGATCTCGGACGCATCTTCGACCGATTCTACCGTGTCGATAAAGCGCGCTCGCGGAATATGGGCGGAACAGGGCTTGGGCTTTCAATTGCCCGGGAAATTGTTAAAGCGCATGGCGGTAATATTACGCTCGATTCGGAGCTGAATGAGGGAACAACGGTAACGGTCATCCTCCCAACACAAGTGAGCGGAGGTGAGCGCGCGTAA
- a CDS encoding response regulator encodes MHGKILVVDDEQPIADIIKFNLEKEGYQVICAFDGGEAVRLAFEELPDLILLDLMLPVKDGMDVCREVRTRLQTPIIMLTAKDTELDKVLGLELGADDYVTKPFSTRELLARVKAHLRRTKNDAASAAAAAAISGAASGAGTTTAAGVEEKQGLGIFNLFIDTDMYVVYKDNEPLDLTHREYELVYYLARNCGKVMTREHLLQAVWGFEYFGDVRTVDVTIRRLREKIEDDPSRPEYILTRRGLGYLMRNPKSGGFGYG; translated from the coding sequence ATGCACGGTAAAATATTAGTAGTTGATGATGAACAACCGATTGCGGACATTATAAAATTCAACCTCGAGAAGGAAGGCTATCAGGTAATCTGCGCCTTCGACGGGGGAGAAGCGGTGCGGCTCGCGTTTGAAGAGCTGCCTGATTTGATTTTGCTTGATTTGATGCTGCCAGTGAAGGACGGCATGGACGTGTGCCGAGAAGTGCGTACTCGTCTGCAGACGCCGATCATCATGCTGACAGCGAAGGATACAGAGCTTGATAAAGTACTAGGCCTAGAGCTTGGAGCAGACGACTATGTCACCAAGCCGTTCAGCACGCGCGAGCTGCTCGCACGGGTGAAAGCGCATTTACGCCGCACGAAGAACGACGCTGCTTCAGCTGCAGCAGCCGCTGCAATTAGTGGAGCTGCTTCCGGAGCGGGTACGACAACAGCAGCTGGCGTGGAGGAGAAGCAGGGCCTCGGCATCTTTAATCTGTTTATCGATACGGACATGTATGTCGTCTACAAGGACAATGAGCCGCTTGACCTGACTCACCGTGAATACGAGCTTGTTTATTACTTGGCACGCAACTGCGGCAAGGTAATGACTCGCGAGCATTTGCTGCAAGCGGTCTGGGGTTTTGAATACTTTGGCGATGTGCGTACCGTCGATGTGACGATAAGGCGTTTGCGCGAGAAGATTGAGGACGACCCAAGCCGTCCGGAGTATATTCTGACCCGCCGGGGTCTCGGGTATTTGATGCGTAATCCGAAATCCGGAGGGTTCGGCTACGGATGA